In Deltaproteobacteria bacterium, the DNA window CTCGCGGAGCCGGCGGCGGGCGCGCGAGAAGTCGAGGTCGGCGGCGGGCGGCAGCATGCTCACCCCTCCCTCACCCCTCGTCGACCCGGACGAGCGCGCGCTCGACGGCCTCGAGCTGCGCCTCGACGCCGAGGTTCACCTCGCCGAAGCGGCTCTCGATGATGCAGCCCCCCGCCGGCAGGCTCGGGTCCTCGACCAGGTCGAGCTCCTTGACGGCGTCGAGCGATGCTCTCAGCTCCGGCAGCGCGTCGCGCAGGAAGGCGAGGAGCCGCGGGGGCACGCGGACCGTGATCCGCTCGCGGTCGACGACGCGCCGCACGGCGGCGCGGATGAGACCGAGCCAGATCTCCGGCCGCTCGGCCAGCTCCTGCTGGACGATCTTCCGCGCCACGCCGAGCGCCAGCTCGAGCAGCTCGCGCTCGTAGCGCTCGCGCAGCCCCCCGCGGAAGGCGGCGAGCTCCTCGAGGGACTTGACGAGCGACTCGGCGACGGTCGCGAGCTGGCCGGTCGCCTCCTCGCGGCCGAGGTCGTAGCCCGCCTGGAAGGCGCGGCGGAGCTCGTCGCTCGGCTCGGCGGCCGTCGCGGTCTCGACCGGCTCGGGGTCGGGGATCGCCGCGCGCCCGGCCAGCAGCGGCCGGAAGCCCACGGCGTCCGCTCGCGGGCCGGCGAAGGGCGCGAACTCGGACTCAGACAAGCGCGTCCTCCCCGCTGCCGCCGAGGGTGATCTTCTGCTCCTCCTCGAGCCGGCGGACGATGCCCACGATGTTCGCCTGCGCCTTCTCGACGTCCTTCAGGCGCACGGGGCCCATGCTGCCCATGTCCTCCTTCAGGATCTCGGCGGCGCGCTGCGAGATGTTGCCGAAGATCTTGTCGCGCATGGCCGGGCTCGCGGTCTTGAGCGCCAGCATCAGGTCCTCGCGCGGGACCTCCTTCAGCACCACCTGCATGCCGCGGTTGTCGAGCCGGATGAGGTCCTCGAAGGTGAACATGAGGTTGCGGATGTTCTCGGCGACCTCGGGCACCTCGGCCTCGAGCTGCGCGAAGATGCGGCTCTCGAGCTCCTTGTCGGCCGTGTTCAGGATCTCGGCGGCGAGCTTCGGCCCTTTGAGCTCGCTCGCCTTGCCGACCCGGCCGAGTCCCTCGACCTGCACCTGGAGGATCTCGCGCACCTCGCCCAGCATGTCGTCCGAGACGCTCTGCAGGTCCGCGATGCGGTGGATGATGTCGGCCCCGAGCGCCTCCGGCAGCGCGCCCAGGACCTCGGCCGCGTGGCGCGGCTCGAGGTGCGCGATGACGAAGGCGATCACCTGCGGATGCTCGTGGGCGAGGAGCTGCGCCAGCGCGGCGGGCGCGACGTCCCCGAGGCTGGTCGCGAGCCCGTCGGGGCGCCCGGGCCCGAGCGG includes these proteins:
- the fliG gene encoding flagellar motor switch protein FliG, whose translation is MAEPATLPAPRLAVPRDGAEKAAILLLTLGVEAAARVFRHLSEQEVRQLSTAISRLRSIPREQAARVHEEAWRWLTSREGFLVDGERFARDLASGGKPGAALAREDPLGPGRPDGLATSLGDVAPAALAQLLAHEHPQVIAFVIAHLEPRHAAEVLGALPEALGADIIHRIADLQSVSDDMLGEVREILQVQVEGLGRVGKASELKGPKLAAEILNTADKELESRIFAQLEAEVPEVAENIRNLMFTFEDLIRLDNRGMQVVLKEVPREDLMLALKTASPAMRDKIFGNISQRAAEILKEDMGSMGPVRLKDVEKAQANIVGIVRRLEEEQKITLGGSGEDALV